One window of Gymnogyps californianus isolate 813 chromosome 10, ASM1813914v2, whole genome shotgun sequence genomic DNA carries:
- the AMMECR1L gene encoding AMMECR1-like protein isoform X1: MGKRRCVPPLEPKLAAGCCGVKKPKLSGSGTHSHGNQATTVPGSSSGPLQNHQHTDGNNGRENVSDLTLGPGNSPITRMNPTSGALSPLTRPNGTANSTKNLVVTAEMCCYCFDVLYCHLYGFPQPRLPRFTNDPYPLFVTWKTGRDKRLRGCIGTFSAMNLHSGLREYTLTSALKDSRFPPLTREELPKLFCSVSLLTNFEDASDYLDWEVGIHGIRIEFINEKGVKRTATYLPEVAKEQDWDQIQTIDSLLRKGGFKAPITNDFRKTIKLTRYRSEKVTISYAEYMASRQHCFQNGTLHAPPLYNHYS; this comes from the exons ATGGGAAAAAGACGCTGTGTTCCTCCACTTGAGCCCAAGCTGGCAGCTGGCTGTTGTGGGGTAAAGAAGCCCAAATTGTCTGGGAGTGGAACGCACAGTCATGGGAATCAGGCCACAACTGTACCAGGCTCCAGTTCAGGTCCTCTTCAGAACCACCAGCATACAGACGGGAATAATGGAAGGGAGAACGTATCTGACTTGACTTTGGGCCCAGGAAATTCCCCAATTACTCGAATGAATCCCACTTCAGGAGCTCTGAGCCCACTTACTCGGCCCAATGGAACTGCCAACAGCACCAAGAACCTGGTGGTGACAGCGGAGATGTGCTGCTACTGCTTTGATGTACTCTACTGTCATCTCTATGGTTTTCCTCAGCCACGACTTCCTCGATTTACCAATGACCCCTA tccACTCTTTGTGACGTGGAAGACGGGGCGAGACAAGCGGCTTCGTGGCTGCATCGGGACCTTTTCAGCCATGAATCTTCACTCAGGACTCAGGGAATACACATTAACCAG tGCACTTAAGGACAGCCGATTTCCCCCCCTGACCCGCGAGGAGCTGCCCAAACTCTTCTGCTCTGTCTCCCTCCTCACTAACTTTGAGGATGCCAGTGACTACCTGGACTGGGAG GTTGGGATCCATGGGATCAGAATAGAGTTCATCAATGAGAAAGGTGTCAAACGCACAGCCACGTATTTACCTGAGGTTGCTAAGGAACAAG ACTGGGATCAGATCCAGACCATAGACTCCTTACTCAGGAAAGGTGGCTTTAAGGCTCCGATTACCAATGATTTTAGGAAAACAATTAAACTCACCAG GTACCGCAGTGAGAAGGTGACAATCAGTTATGCAGAATACATGGCTTCCCGTCAGCATTGTTTCCAGAATGGCACTCTTCATGCCCCCCCCCTCTACAATCATTACTCCTGA
- the AMMECR1L gene encoding AMMECR1-like protein isoform X2 has protein sequence MGKRRCVPPLEPKLAAGCCGVKKPKLSGSGTHNGNNGRENVSDLTLGPGNSPITRMNPTSGALSPLTRPNGTANSTKNLVVTAEMCCYCFDVLYCHLYGFPQPRLPRFTNDPYPLFVTWKTGRDKRLRGCIGTFSAMNLHSGLREYTLTSALKDSRFPPLTREELPKLFCSVSLLTNFEDASDYLDWEVGIHGIRIEFINEKGVKRTATYLPEVAKEQDWDQIQTIDSLLRKGGFKAPITNDFRKTIKLTRYRSEKVTISYAEYMASRQHCFQNGTLHAPPLYNHYS, from the exons ATGGGAAAAAGACGCTGTGTTCCTCCACTTGAGCCCAAGCTGGCAGCTGGCTGTTGTGGGGTAAAGAAGCCCAAATTGTCTGGGAGTGGAACGCACA ACGGGAATAATGGAAGGGAGAACGTATCTGACTTGACTTTGGGCCCAGGAAATTCCCCAATTACTCGAATGAATCCCACTTCAGGAGCTCTGAGCCCACTTACTCGGCCCAATGGAACTGCCAACAGCACCAAGAACCTGGTGGTGACAGCGGAGATGTGCTGCTACTGCTTTGATGTACTCTACTGTCATCTCTATGGTTTTCCTCAGCCACGACTTCCTCGATTTACCAATGACCCCTA tccACTCTTTGTGACGTGGAAGACGGGGCGAGACAAGCGGCTTCGTGGCTGCATCGGGACCTTTTCAGCCATGAATCTTCACTCAGGACTCAGGGAATACACATTAACCAG tGCACTTAAGGACAGCCGATTTCCCCCCCTGACCCGCGAGGAGCTGCCCAAACTCTTCTGCTCTGTCTCCCTCCTCACTAACTTTGAGGATGCCAGTGACTACCTGGACTGGGAG GTTGGGATCCATGGGATCAGAATAGAGTTCATCAATGAGAAAGGTGTCAAACGCACAGCCACGTATTTACCTGAGGTTGCTAAGGAACAAG ACTGGGATCAGATCCAGACCATAGACTCCTTACTCAGGAAAGGTGGCTTTAAGGCTCCGATTACCAATGATTTTAGGAAAACAATTAAACTCACCAG GTACCGCAGTGAGAAGGTGACAATCAGTTATGCAGAATACATGGCTTCCCGTCAGCATTGTTTCCAGAATGGCACTCTTCATGCCCCCCCCCTCTACAATCATTACTCCTGA
- the AMMECR1L gene encoding AMMECR1-like protein isoform X3: protein MGKRRCVPPLEPKLAAGCCGVKKPKLSGSGTHSHGNQATTVPGSSSGPLQNHQHTDGNNGRENVSDLTLGPGNSPITRMNPTSGALSPLTRPNGTANSTKNLVVTAEMCCYCFDVLYCHLYGFPQPRLPRFTNDPYALKDSRFPPLTREELPKLFCSVSLLTNFEDASDYLDWEVGIHGIRIEFINEKGVKRTATYLPEVAKEQDWDQIQTIDSLLRKGGFKAPITNDFRKTIKLTRYRSEKVTISYAEYMASRQHCFQNGTLHAPPLYNHYS from the exons ATGGGAAAAAGACGCTGTGTTCCTCCACTTGAGCCCAAGCTGGCAGCTGGCTGTTGTGGGGTAAAGAAGCCCAAATTGTCTGGGAGTGGAACGCACAGTCATGGGAATCAGGCCACAACTGTACCAGGCTCCAGTTCAGGTCCTCTTCAGAACCACCAGCATACAGACGGGAATAATGGAAGGGAGAACGTATCTGACTTGACTTTGGGCCCAGGAAATTCCCCAATTACTCGAATGAATCCCACTTCAGGAGCTCTGAGCCCACTTACTCGGCCCAATGGAACTGCCAACAGCACCAAGAACCTGGTGGTGACAGCGGAGATGTGCTGCTACTGCTTTGATGTACTCTACTGTCATCTCTATGGTTTTCCTCAGCCACGACTTCCTCGATTTACCAATGACCCCTA tGCACTTAAGGACAGCCGATTTCCCCCCCTGACCCGCGAGGAGCTGCCCAAACTCTTCTGCTCTGTCTCCCTCCTCACTAACTTTGAGGATGCCAGTGACTACCTGGACTGGGAG GTTGGGATCCATGGGATCAGAATAGAGTTCATCAATGAGAAAGGTGTCAAACGCACAGCCACGTATTTACCTGAGGTTGCTAAGGAACAAG ACTGGGATCAGATCCAGACCATAGACTCCTTACTCAGGAAAGGTGGCTTTAAGGCTCCGATTACCAATGATTTTAGGAAAACAATTAAACTCACCAG GTACCGCAGTGAGAAGGTGACAATCAGTTATGCAGAATACATGGCTTCCCGTCAGCATTGTTTCCAGAATGGCACTCTTCATGCCCCCCCCCTCTACAATCATTACTCCTGA